Genomic window (Streptomyces yatensis):
GCACATCCCCGCTGAACTCCTTGACCGCGACGATCAGCCCCTCCCCGTGCAGCTCGGCCAGCAGCTCCGGGGTGAGGTCGACCTTGGTGTCATGGGGGTTGTTGTACGCCACCACCGGCAGCCCGGCCCGCGCCACCTCGCGGTAGTGGCCGACCACGGCCTCCCGGTCGGCGCGGTAGCTGTTCGGCGGCAGCGCCAGCACCGCCCGCGCCCCGGCCTCCCGCGCCTGCTCCGCCCACCGCCGGCTCTCCAGCGCCCCGTACGCCGCCACCCCCGGCATCACCCCGAACCCCTCGGGCGCCGCCTCCACGGCCACCCGCACCACCCGCGCCCGCTCCTCGTCCGTCAGCGTCTGATACTCCCCCAACGACCCGTTGGGGCAGACCCCGTCACATCCGTGCTCGGCGAGAAACCGCACATGGGCGGCGTATCCCTCGTAGTCGACCGACAGCTCGTCATCGTCTTGGAACGGCAGCGCCGTGGCGACATGAACGCCACGCCAGGGCGCGGAAACACCGGGAATCTCGGGCATGCGGAACCTTCTCGGGGAGGGGACCAGGCCACTTGTCCGTTCAACGGTAACAGTGCAATGTCACACCGCACAGTGGCCCGATCCGCCTCTTCACCCCCCGTCGGCGGAGCAGCCCGCTACGGCCGACGGCTCGGGCGCCGTCCCAAGTGGGCGACGACACCGGAGTGGAAGCGATCCACGGCGTCATCGACACTGCGGATGAAGCCGGACTCGGCGTTGCCTCGGGCGCTGCCCATGCTCTTGAAGAGGGAAAGCCGGAAACCGGTTATCCGGGCGCCGCTCTTGGGGAGCATGTCGGCCGGTTCGGGGCGGAGCCGCTCAAGGGTGCCGCGCGGGCCGCCGCCCTCTCCCTCGACAAGGGTTTCCACATGGAGATCGGCGGGGGCCTCGGCGAGTTGGCGGACCAGGCGCTTGGCCCAGCTCAGGGGGTAGCCCTGGTCCGGGGCCGGAATCTCAATGGAAGTGCGCAGCTTGCCGGTCCGCAGATCAGCGACGATCGCGAGAATCCCCGGGGTGTCCTCAATACGCAGCTCGGCGTGGAGGCGGCCGTCCTGGCAGAGCCGGTCGGCCGTGGCCGCACGGCGGGAGCTCTGGTCGGTCCCTCGCCTGGCGCGCTGGACGGGCAGGACCTTCTGTCCGAGTTCGCCTCCCAGCCGCAGACAGACCTGGCGGATGAGCCGATCCCAGCTCTCGACCACATCGATGGCGCGCTGATCCCCCTGGCACAGCGTCTCGTTGTCGATGCCGTTGCGCACCGGCACCCATGCCGGGCCCATGTTCTGGAAGCCGTGGCAGCCGGAGTTCTCGTGCTGGAGGTACTGCAGCAGTTCCTGGAGGAGCCAGGCGTGCGCGGTGTTGCCCACGCCTTCGTGGCGGATCAGCATCTGGGCATGGTGGGCCACCTCGGCCCAGGACAGGTGCCAGAGCGCGACCTTGTGCTTACGGCGTCCGTCCACCTTGACGTCGACCAGTGGGCTGCCTTCGATGGCAACGTCGTTGGACAGCGTGATCACCGCCTCGTAGCCCCGCCGGGCGGCAATATCCATGTAGTCCTGGACCTGCTCGGACTTCAGCGGATTGCCGTTGGTCTTCGTCTCCACCAGGGCGGTCCACAGTTTCCCGGCCCGTTCGACGCGGATCACGCCGTCAGGGCGCTTGGGGGCGTTGCCACCGTGCGGCAAGGAGACCTCGGTGAAAGTCTCCATGCGGCCGGCGGGCGCGCCGAAGGCCGCGGTGAGCCGACGGCCGAACTCCGGCACCTGAGTCATCACCGACAGCAGGACGGACGTCGCGCGCATTTCCCGTTCCCGGTCATTTTTGAGCGAGGAAACCGGGAAGAGCCGAGCCGCCCGCCAGGACTCGTTCTCCGCCAGCGACTTCTTGGCGACCTTGGGAAGCGTGACCTTCTTCCTGGCCGTACGGGGACGCCGGGCCGAGGCCGGTACGGACTCCTCGCCCATAGCCCGTGCCGTGGACGCCGTCTGCGCGGGGATACCGGGAGTCCCCTCGGCCTCGGGCGCCGATGCCTGCTCCACCGCCTCCGGCGCCGCCTCCGCCTCCTCGTCGGCCGCGTCATCGTCGATGTCGATGCCGAAGTCCATGGCCAGGCCGGCCAGTCCGGACTCGTACCCCTGGCCGACGGCTCGGAACTTCCACTCCTCGCCCCGGCGGTAGAGCTCGCCGAAGATGAACGCGGTCTCCACATCCGCGTCATCGATCGAGAACCCCAGCAGGGTCTCACCGCTCCGGTCCGCGAGGGTCATCCGGAGGTCACTGAGATCGCCGAACCTGGCGCCGCCGTACCGGCTGGCCGCCACGACGATCCGCTCAACATCCGGAGGTGTCGCCGTCAGGTCGAGGCTGATGCGGTCCTCGTTTCCCTCTGCGGTCGGCGTCTTGCCCAGCAGTTGCACACTGCCGTCGGCCGCGGCCGGATTGTTGTAGAAGTAGAAGTCCGCGTCGCCGCGGACCTTGCCATCACCGTTCAGCAGCAGCACGGAGACGTCAGCGTCCCCGTCTCCGGACGCTGTGCTCCAGTTCAGGCTCAGGATCACGGATCCTGCGTCCTCGCTCAGAGTCGCCAGGCTGACATTGCCACCCTTGGTCATCTCGCGCATGGTTGGTCCCCCCAAACAGCCGCCTCGGGGCCCGCCCGGACAGCCTCTTCATTGCAATGCGTGACGCACTGCACATTTCGCGTGAGTGGAGTGAACCTTAGCGTCCGAACCACGCGATTCGGGAGGTCATGTGCTGATTAACGCAGACGCCCCGCCTCGACGGATACGCCCCACCCGCCCACCTGTTGGCACCAAGCGCTCATAACTGGGGCCCGACCCGGAGGGCGGGGTGCGGCTCACCGGAAGTCACCGGAAACGCACAGGAGTTCACACGGCGAACGGTGCGGTCTGGACCTTTTGCGGCGTGCGACTTCATGTCGCATTGGGCAGTGAACGTGACTACTATTCACCTCAATTCGGCACGACCTCACGGCTTGTCAGGCGGCTCCACATCCCTAAACGGGGACTGCTCTACGTCTCTTGTCAGCCAGGTCACCGGCGTGAAAGGCTCGGCCCGCCCCGTAAGGGGAATCCCCAACTCCGAGGCACAGCTGTGCTGTTGGCTGACCACCCCGCGGCCCGTTTATGAGAGGGTTGCCCCCGGCGGGGGCGCCGCTGTTCGTGAGTGAGGAATCGCCTCCATGCCCGACCACTCATCGCCCAGGGAATCTCCCGGGGACGGCCCCCCGGCGCGCCCCGGTCCCGCCGAAGCGCCCGCCGAGGACGTCGATGGCGCGGCCTCCGCGACGGCGCTGCTGGGCGCCTATTGGGAAGCGGTCGCCGATTACGCGGAACTGTGCACGACCACTCCCGAAGACGGGATGCGGCTCGCCACCGAGGCGTTCCGGCGCGGTATTCGGGAGACCCGCCACCGCCGTACCCGCGGCTTCGGCAAGCGTCTCCCGTGGCTGCCGCTCTTTCTGACCTCGGTACGCAAGACCGCCGCCGACTGGCACGCCCACC
Coding sequences:
- a CDS encoding dihydrodipicolinate synthase family protein, which gives rise to MPEIPGVSAPWRGVHVATALPFQDDDELSVDYEGYAAHVRFLAEHGCDGVCPNGSLGEYQTLTDEERARVVRVAVEAAPEGFGVMPGVAAYGALESRRWAEQAREAGARAVLALPPNSYRADREAVVGHYREVARAGLPVVAYNNPHDTKVDLTPELLAELHGEGLIVAVKEFSGDVRRAYEIAERSPGLDLLVGADDVLLELGLAGAVGWIAGYPNAIPESTVELYRLATSGVGADLEKALPLYRALHPLLRWDSRTEFVQAIKASMDLAGLRGGSCRPPRSRLSGEVAARVVRETETVLGLGYR
- a CDS encoding TerD family protein, producing MREMTKGGNVSLATLSEDAGSVILSLNWSTASGDGDADVSVLLLNGDGKVRGDADFYFYNNPAAADGSVQLLGKTPTAEGNEDRISLDLTATPPDVERIVVAASRYGGARFGDLSDLRMTLADRSGETLLGFSIDDADVETAFIFGELYRRGEEWKFRAVGQGYESGLAGLAMDFGIDIDDDAADEEAEAAPEAVEQASAPEAEGTPGIPAQTASTARAMGEESVPASARRPRTARKKVTLPKVAKKSLAENESWRAARLFPVSSLKNDREREMRATSVLLSVMTQVPEFGRRLTAAFGAPAGRMETFTEVSLPHGGNAPKRPDGVIRVERAGKLWTALVETKTNGNPLKSEQVQDYMDIAARRGYEAVITLSNDVAIEGSPLVDVKVDGRRKHKVALWHLSWAEVAHHAQMLIRHEGVGNTAHAWLLQELLQYLQHENSGCHGFQNMGPAWVPVRNGIDNETLCQGDQRAIDVVESWDRLIRQVCLRLGGELGQKVLPVQRARRGTDQSSRRAATADRLCQDGRLHAELRIEDTPGILAIVADLRTGKLRTSIEIPAPDQGYPLSWAKRLVRQLAEAPADLHVETLVEGEGGGPRGTLERLRPEPADMLPKSGARITGFRLSLFKSMGSARGNAESGFIRSVDDAVDRFHSGVVAHLGRRPSRRP